A portion of the Neorhodopirellula lusitana genome contains these proteins:
- a CDS encoding cysteine desulfurase family protein: MTSNSDDSSNAGAQSVIYLDHHATTPCDQRVVAEMLPWLTENFANPHSDSHSMGRIAGDGLLAAVQEIATTLNGPAENLLITSGATESINLAMRGVMTHPRNRRKKMVVASTEHPAVLDVAADLTRDAIETVWVGTDQCGLIDLDALAGAVDEQTGLVNVMLANNETGTIAPIAEVARITHDAGALLHCDATQAMGPLAVDAKAMDIDLVSASAHKFYGPKGIGFLLAGNGNRRVRLRPQIIGGGQQRGLRSGTMNPAGVVAMASALTLATQEREDETARLLKLRDRFWNLLSSAIEGLQINGPRLELNQHELSSGDQAGQPHLFRLAGNLNFRSPRVEGETWMAATPGVAFSSGSACSSADPTPSHVLLAIGLSESESRRSVRFGLGRFTTEADIDEAARQLIASHHRLSQIGD; this comes from the coding sequence ATGACCAGCAATTCTGACGATTCGTCAAACGCGGGTGCCCAAAGCGTGATCTATCTGGATCATCACGCGACAACCCCCTGTGACCAGCGGGTGGTGGCGGAGATGCTACCTTGGCTAACCGAAAATTTTGCGAATCCGCACAGTGATTCGCATTCCATGGGCCGAATCGCTGGTGATGGATTGCTCGCCGCGGTGCAGGAAATCGCAACCACCTTAAACGGTCCGGCAGAGAATCTGCTGATCACATCCGGTGCGACCGAGAGTATTAACTTGGCGATGCGGGGCGTGATGACGCATCCACGAAATCGTCGTAAGAAAATGGTGGTCGCTTCCACCGAGCACCCAGCCGTTCTGGATGTGGCGGCGGACCTGACGCGAGATGCGATCGAAACGGTTTGGGTGGGCACGGATCAGTGCGGCTTGATTGACCTGGATGCCTTGGCTGGCGCCGTCGATGAGCAGACGGGCTTGGTCAACGTGATGCTGGCCAACAACGAAACGGGCACCATCGCGCCCATTGCGGAGGTCGCACGGATCACCCATGACGCGGGGGCGTTGTTGCACTGCGACGCAACCCAGGCGATGGGACCGCTGGCGGTGGACGCGAAGGCGATGGACATCGATTTGGTCAGCGCGTCAGCGCACAAGTTCTATGGCCCCAAGGGAATCGGTTTCCTGTTGGCGGGCAACGGAAACCGACGCGTTCGGTTGCGTCCTCAAATCATCGGCGGCGGGCAACAGCGAGGACTACGAAGCGGCACCATGAACCCAGCCGGCGTGGTCGCGATGGCGTCGGCGTTGACGCTGGCGACTCAAGAACGCGAAGACGAAACTGCGAGGTTACTGAAATTGCGGGATCGTTTTTGGAACCTTCTGAGTTCCGCCATCGAAGGCTTGCAGATTAATGGTCCTCGCTTGGAACTTAATCAGCATGAATTGTCTTCTGGTGATCAAGCGGGGCAACCGCATCTGTTCAGGTTGGCGGGCAATTTGAACTTCCGATCACCAAGGGTCGAGGGAGAAACTTGGATGGCGGCTACTCCGGGGGTCGCGTTCAGTAGCGGTTCGGCTTGCAGCAGTGCCGACCCCACACCCAGCCATGTGTTGTTGGCGATCGGGCTGAGTGAATCCGAATCGCGACGGAGTGTTCGTTTCGGGCTAGGGCGTTTTACAACGGAGGCGGATATCGACGAGGCCGCTCGGCAGCTGATCGCTTCGCATCATCGTTTATCCCAGATTGGTGATTGA
- a CDS encoding TIGR03960 family B12-binding radical SAM protein: MINLPLKRKLESRVWPYVQTPAQYVGGERNIVVKDHATVQGKLAIGFPDAYTIGMSHHGLQVLYSLMNRRDDWCAERVFTPWPDMEAKLREQELPLYTLETFTPLSEFDVIGLSLQYEISAPNVLTMIDLAGIPLEAVDRTMADPLLVAGGPCCQNPEPMADYFDVMITGDGEPALPVICDLWLSLLNGVRRDDGTYADGDEGRQQRAEALAEVARTLAYAYVPRFYEPDYSEGRIASIKRTRDDVPETIAPSVISDLDGIELPVAPIVPYVKCVHDRIAIEIMRGCPHLCRFCQSTVIKRPLRIREVETIVSGALESYRNTGYNEISVLSLSSSDYPHFETLVKRLHEVFRPLDVNITVPSLRVNDQLRTLPELLGSDRRRSLTLAPEVARDDMRQQIRKKIKNSDLIEGCRAAFANGFDSVKLYFMCGLPGEREVDLDGIVDLAETIATVGKEVMGRYARVTASVSNFVPKAHTPYQWNGMQSREYFTWAHKYLFRRRQIRSVSIKCHDIETSLLEGVISRGDRRTGKAIRLAWERGARMDGWTEFLDPERWWTAIDDAGLDIDAQVHQKYEMMSKLPWDHVNVKFGRAYLEKEQTRATIQLADMASAT; encoded by the coding sequence ATGATTAACCTGCCGCTCAAACGAAAGCTCGAATCGCGAGTTTGGCCCTACGTGCAAACGCCCGCTCAGTATGTTGGCGGGGAACGCAACATCGTTGTGAAGGATCACGCGACTGTTCAGGGGAAGCTTGCGATCGGGTTCCCGGATGCGTACACGATTGGGATGAGCCACCACGGTTTGCAGGTGTTGTATTCGCTGATGAATCGGCGCGACGATTGGTGTGCGGAACGTGTTTTCACGCCGTGGCCCGACATGGAAGCCAAGTTGCGTGAGCAAGAGTTGCCGCTCTATACGTTGGAAACCTTCACGCCGTTGTCTGAGTTTGACGTGATCGGTTTGTCGCTGCAGTATGAAATCAGCGCGCCCAACGTGCTGACCATGATTGATCTGGCGGGCATCCCGCTGGAAGCCGTCGACCGCACGATGGCGGACCCGTTGTTGGTCGCCGGTGGGCCGTGTTGCCAGAACCCCGAACCGATGGCGGATTACTTTGACGTCATGATCACAGGTGACGGCGAGCCCGCATTGCCAGTGATCTGCGATTTATGGTTGTCCCTTCTCAATGGGGTACGGCGAGACGATGGGACGTACGCTGACGGTGACGAGGGCCGCCAGCAACGTGCCGAGGCGCTCGCGGAAGTGGCACGCACGTTGGCGTATGCCTACGTGCCTCGATTCTATGAGCCGGATTACTCGGAGGGACGCATCGCATCGATCAAACGAACCCGCGACGATGTGCCGGAAACGATCGCTCCGAGTGTGATCTCCGATCTGGATGGCATTGAGTTGCCGGTTGCGCCGATTGTTCCCTACGTGAAGTGCGTTCACGACCGGATCGCGATCGAGATCATGCGTGGTTGCCCGCACTTGTGTCGGTTCTGTCAAAGCACGGTGATCAAGCGACCGTTGCGAATCCGTGAAGTGGAAACCATCGTGTCGGGCGCGCTGGAAAGTTATCGCAACACGGGCTACAACGAAATCAGTGTGCTGTCGCTTTCGAGCAGCGATTACCCGCACTTCGAGACGCTGGTCAAGCGTTTGCACGAGGTGTTTCGTCCGCTTGATGTCAACATCACCGTGCCCAGTTTACGCGTGAATGACCAACTGCGTACGTTGCCGGAGTTGCTGGGAAGCGACCGTCGGCGGTCGCTTACCTTGGCACCCGAAGTGGCGCGTGACGACATGCGTCAACAGATCCGCAAGAAGATCAAGAACAGCGACCTCATCGAAGGTTGCCGGGCCGCGTTCGCCAACGGATTCGATAGCGTCAAGCTGTACTTCATGTGCGGTTTGCCTGGCGAGCGAGAGGTTGATTTGGACGGGATCGTTGACCTGGCCGAAACGATCGCGACCGTTGGCAAGGAAGTGATGGGGCGGTACGCGAGGGTGACAGCGAGCGTTTCCAACTTTGTGCCGAAGGCTCACACGCCCTATCAGTGGAATGGAATGCAATCTCGTGAATACTTCACATGGGCACACAAGTACCTGTTCCGCCGGCGTCAGATTCGCAGCGTCAGCATCAAGTGCCACGACATTGAAACGAGCCTTTTGGAAGGCGTGATCAGTCGCGGCGATCGTCGTACCGGAAAAGCGATTCGCTTGGCATGGGAACGCGGTGCCCGAATGGATGGCTGGACGGAGTTCCTGGACCCAGAGCGCTGGTGGACCGCGATCGACGATGCGGGGCTGGATATTGACGCCCAGGTCCATCAAAAATACGAGATGATGTCGAAGCTACCGTGGGATCACGTCAACGTGAAGTTCGGTCGCGCGTACTTGGAAAAAGAACAAACTCGAGCCACGATCCAGCTGGCCGACATGGCGTCAGCGACTTAG
- a CDS encoding protein kinase domain-containing protein — protein MALNDSDSAQDDTSDADAAGRHGDSPGPADNADSENQSLVDALSLSDVDDWVNASQVSIGMSLDDSGLIVDRLRKSGQFNDSQLELVAAEIERHFHEDGYSLQDLRIGMPVGEYVLQRKLGEGGAGHVYRACSSSDESEYVALKLIKQRRLTQRFRREMEMVLRLAHPNVVVAYETGEHGDTLYIVMEELSGPDLQAYVSSNGAISWRESLEYIRDAATGLEHAHERGLIHRDVKPGNMMFDAGRIKVTDLGLAILTDDGELLADSDNPDATESRNGETSFRTRQEILGGTPDFMAPEQARSLSSATIQSDIYSLGASWYYMLTGHSRVPGTSVQSKVVNLVCGDQFKPLPDDIAPSEVRAVLDRMLALDAADRYASMSDVLSALQMLESGPEIGMARSCIEVLIVEDDQDDLFLTTEMLQRGNNAVNIFTAHTLQEAIHCGQANDHIDVVLLDLQLPDSHGVDTVRSLHAAMPTTPMIVLTGHEDEAVSEECVAAGADMLLCKGNVTPYVLERLIFVTLSRASRRATV, from the coding sequence ATGGCGTTGAACGACTCGGACTCTGCTCAAGATGACACCAGCGACGCTGATGCGGCTGGTCGTCACGGTGATTCGCCTGGTCCAGCGGACAACGCTGACTCAGAGAACCAGAGTCTGGTCGACGCATTGAGCCTTTCCGACGTAGACGATTGGGTGAATGCGTCGCAGGTGTCCATCGGAATGTCGCTCGATGACTCTGGTTTGATCGTCGACCGCTTGCGGAAATCCGGGCAGTTCAATGACAGTCAACTTGAGTTGGTTGCGGCGGAAATCGAACGGCACTTCCACGAAGACGGGTACTCGCTTCAAGACCTACGAATCGGAATGCCGGTTGGCGAGTATGTCTTGCAGCGTAAGTTGGGGGAGGGCGGCGCTGGGCATGTTTATCGTGCGTGTTCGAGCAGCGACGAATCCGAATACGTCGCTTTAAAATTGATCAAGCAAAGACGCCTTACACAGCGTTTCCGTCGCGAAATGGAAATGGTCCTGCGGTTGGCTCATCCCAACGTGGTCGTTGCCTACGAGACCGGCGAACATGGCGACACGTTGTACATCGTGATGGAAGAACTCTCGGGGCCAGACCTGCAGGCTTACGTTAGTTCCAATGGTGCGATCTCTTGGCGTGAGTCACTTGAGTACATTCGGGATGCGGCGACTGGCCTCGAACACGCGCACGAACGCGGATTGATACATCGCGACGTTAAGCCCGGCAACATGATGTTTGACGCGGGGCGAATTAAGGTCACTGATTTGGGCCTGGCAATTCTGACTGACGATGGGGAGTTGCTCGCCGACAGCGATAACCCCGATGCGACTGAGTCACGCAACGGTGAGACCTCGTTTCGTACCCGCCAAGAGATTTTGGGCGGGACTCCGGATTTCATGGCACCTGAACAGGCTCGGTCGCTATCGAGTGCAACGATTCAATCGGACATCTATTCGCTGGGGGCGAGTTGGTATTACATGCTGACGGGACACAGCCGAGTGCCGGGGACGTCTGTCCAATCCAAGGTTGTGAATCTCGTTTGTGGTGATCAGTTCAAGCCACTTCCGGATGACATCGCACCGTCGGAGGTTCGAGCGGTTTTGGATCGCATGTTGGCCTTGGATGCGGCGGATCGATATGCGTCCATGAGTGATGTGTTGTCCGCGCTTCAGATGTTGGAGTCCGGGCCGGAAATTGGCATGGCCCGAAGTTGTATTGAAGTTCTGATTGTCGAGGACGATCAAGACGATCTATTCCTGACGACGGAGATGTTGCAGCGGGGTAACAATGCGGTCAATATTTTCACCGCCCACACTCTTCAGGAAGCCATTCATTGCGGTCAAGCCAATGATCACATTGATGTGGTGCTACTGGATCTGCAGCTTCCCGACAGCCATGGGGTCGACACTGTGCGATCGCTGCACGCGGCCATGCCGACCACGCCGATGATCGTCTTAACGGGCCATGAGGACGAAGCGGTAAGTGAAGAGTGCGTGGCCGCGGGCGCCGACATGTTGTTGTGCAAAGGCAATGTGACGCCCTACGTTTTGGAGCGTCTCATTTTTGTCACTCTAAGCCGAGCTTCGCGGCGGGCGACGGTTTAG
- the odhB gene encoding 2-oxoglutarate dehydrogenase complex dihydrolipoyllysine-residue succinyltransferase — translation MSEIIPVDVPTVGESISEVQIGTWLKNSGDFVQNGEDLVEIETEKASVQIPAPASGYLENITKESEAFAVIGETIASIRVAEAPADGGNGGGSASPAAAAAPSTPASPPARNASSPKAGGSASGGGAFVMPAAQRILDEHNLDAAQVPATGPGGRLLKEDVQAFIRSGGAAKPAPVAQPPAAPAPAPASPPAVASVPSFPEPTLMSESSYRSEEVKPMSMLRRTIASRLVHAQQTAALLTTFNEINMAPVMQIRSKYKDAFLKKHGVKLGFMSFFAKATVEALRRFPAVNAEIRNDAMVYKNYQDIGIAIGGGKGLVVPILRNVERMSFAEVEGSIGEYARLAGENRLQPSDLMGGTFTISNGGIYGSLLSTPIVNPPQSGILGLHTIQERPVAENGQVVIRPMMYVALTYDHRIVDGREAVGFLVAIKETIEDPARLFLEV, via the coding sequence GTGAGCGAAATCATTCCTGTCGACGTTCCAACCGTTGGCGAATCGATCAGTGAAGTTCAGATCGGCACCTGGCTGAAGAACAGCGGTGACTTCGTCCAAAATGGCGAAGACCTTGTCGAAATTGAAACCGAGAAGGCCTCAGTGCAGATCCCGGCTCCGGCCAGCGGATACCTTGAAAACATCACCAAAGAATCCGAAGCGTTTGCCGTAATCGGCGAAACCATCGCCAGCATCCGGGTCGCCGAAGCACCCGCTGATGGCGGAAACGGCGGCGGATCAGCCAGCCCGGCCGCAGCGGCCGCTCCGAGCACCCCAGCATCGCCACCCGCCCGAAATGCCTCCAGCCCGAAAGCTGGCGGCAGTGCATCCGGCGGTGGAGCCTTTGTGATGCCCGCCGCTCAACGAATTTTGGACGAGCACAATTTGGACGCGGCCCAAGTGCCAGCGACCGGACCTGGCGGACGACTGCTGAAGGAAGACGTGCAAGCGTTCATCCGCAGCGGAGGCGCAGCCAAGCCGGCTCCCGTCGCTCAACCACCAGCCGCCCCCGCACCCGCCCCCGCTTCGCCACCAGCAGTCGCATCGGTGCCTTCGTTCCCCGAGCCCACTTTGATGAGCGAGAGTTCGTATCGCTCCGAAGAAGTGAAGCCAATGAGTATGTTGCGGCGGACGATCGCGTCACGCCTGGTGCACGCTCAACAAACCGCTGCGTTGTTGACCACGTTCAACGAAATCAACATGGCGCCCGTCATGCAGATTCGTTCAAAGTACAAAGATGCGTTCCTAAAGAAGCACGGCGTCAAGCTGGGCTTCATGTCGTTCTTCGCCAAGGCAACGGTCGAAGCACTGCGCCGGTTCCCAGCCGTTAACGCGGAGATCCGTAACGATGCGATGGTCTACAAAAACTACCAAGACATCGGGATCGCAATCGGCGGCGGCAAGGGCTTGGTTGTGCCAATCCTTCGCAATGTCGAACGCATGTCGTTCGCCGAAGTCGAGGGCTCCATCGGCGAGTACGCTCGATTGGCTGGCGAAAATCGCTTGCAACCATCGGACTTGATGGGCGGTACCTTCACGATCAGCAACGGTGGCATCTATGGATCGCTGCTGAGCACACCGATCGTGAACCCACCGCAAAGCGGCATCCTTGGGTTGCACACGATCCAAGAGCGGCCTGTCGCCGAGAACGGCCAAGTTGTGATCCGTCCGATGATGTACGTCGCGTTGACTTACGATCACCGAATCGTTGACGGCCGCGAAGCGGTTGGCTTCCTGGTCGCCATCAAGGAAACGATCGAAGACCCAGCACGGTTGTTCTTGGAAGTCTAG
- the nirD gene encoding nitrite reductase small subunit NirD encodes MSEYESVGKVSDFEDNVGKAVPVDGRMVAVFRKGDEWYAIDDLCPHMGASLAEGHVEDNSVTCPWHAWRFCIKDGTWEDNPRTKVDCFDIKVENDEVWVRAKAEDE; translated from the coding sequence ATGAGCGAATACGAGAGCGTAGGCAAAGTCAGCGACTTTGAAGACAACGTCGGTAAAGCAGTCCCTGTCGATGGACGGATGGTGGCTGTGTTCCGCAAGGGCGACGAGTGGTATGCGATCGACGACCTATGCCCACACATGGGTGCGTCACTAGCCGAGGGCCACGTCGAAGACAACTCCGTGACCTGCCCCTGGCACGCTTGGCGTTTTTGCATCAAAGACGGCACCTGGGAAGACAACCCACGCACCAAGGTGGATTGCTTCGATATCAAGGTCGAGAACGATGAAGTGTGGGTGCGAGCGAAAGCTGAAGACGAATAG
- a CDS encoding GTPase: protein MSDESPMSTALVTETVASQLTASGRSAVAVIGLNGDDAESCIRKCFKAVRDREYQPGQVRYGDWNVANLTTDRGSAIDAGESVVVTPLAANRFEIHAHGGIAAVQRILKSLTACGVRVVNAENFASLDSPSFIQRENEQVLQRCTTIRNAAIALDQCRTGLPAWLAKIESSQPNVEALASFAETALAFSHVGLKLSQPYRVVLAGPPNVGKSSLINRLVGFGRSITHNEAGTTRDVVDCDTVIAGLALRLSDTAGIRDGGGEIEREGIRRGALAVGQADLVLLVVDPDCLHELPRLRSDVLETAPDCSIIEVLNQADRLEGHQNMRSDLLPEQQTVALPTELLNSEQDGIGTLSTEITNTLRPEDPAAGIAIPVTTRQVQWLRELAGATSMDQAMRCLACLKDGTE from the coding sequence ATGAGCGACGAATCGCCCATGTCCACTGCGTTAGTGACCGAAACCGTTGCCAGCCAATTAACGGCTTCGGGGCGTTCAGCCGTTGCTGTCATCGGTCTGAATGGTGACGATGCCGAAAGTTGTATCCGCAAATGTTTCAAAGCGGTACGAGATCGTGAATATCAGCCTGGCCAGGTTCGATACGGTGACTGGAACGTGGCGAACCTGACGACAGATCGTGGGTCGGCAATCGACGCTGGAGAGTCTGTGGTGGTCACGCCACTCGCGGCAAACCGATTCGAGATCCACGCCCATGGGGGCATCGCAGCAGTGCAGCGGATCTTAAAATCGTTGACCGCGTGCGGCGTCCGTGTCGTGAATGCCGAGAACTTCGCGTCACTCGATTCACCCAGTTTCATCCAGCGAGAAAACGAACAGGTTCTGCAGCGTTGCACCACGATTCGCAACGCCGCAATTGCACTGGATCAATGCCGTACCGGCCTACCCGCTTGGCTCGCCAAAATTGAATCCAGTCAGCCCAACGTGGAAGCTCTCGCCAGCTTTGCAGAAACCGCCCTCGCCTTCTCGCACGTGGGTTTGAAACTCAGCCAGCCTTACCGTGTTGTCTTGGCGGGGCCGCCCAACGTTGGCAAAAGCAGTTTGATCAATCGCTTGGTCGGTTTCGGTCGATCAATCACACACAACGAAGCCGGTACGACTCGCGATGTCGTTGATTGCGACACTGTGATCGCAGGACTCGCTCTTCGATTGTCCGACACCGCTGGGATTCGTGATGGCGGCGGCGAGATCGAACGAGAAGGAATTCGCCGAGGTGCCTTGGCGGTCGGGCAAGCTGATCTCGTACTGCTTGTCGTCGACCCAGACTGCCTGCACGAACTACCGCGATTGCGATCCGATGTCCTTGAAACAGCTCCTGACTGTTCCATCATCGAAGTCCTAAACCAAGCGGATCGTCTAGAGGGGCATCAAAACATGCGATCCGATTTGCTTCCGGAACAACAAACGGTTGCCTTGCCGACCGAACTGCTGAACTCCGAACAAGATGGAATCGGCACCCTGTCAACCGAAATCACCAACACCTTACGCCCCGAAGATCCAGCTGCCGGAATTGCAATTCCTGTGACCACTCGCCAAGTTCAATGGCTGCGGGAACTTGCCGGGGCAACCTCAATGGATCAAGCAATGCGTTGCTTGGCATGCCTGAAGGATGGAACCGAATGA
- a CDS encoding HAD family hydrolase, producing MPPKQVPSQRIQGVALDMDGLLFDTERIYYQVGDVVLQRRGHRFSNELQTRMMGRVGVSAISEMIKFHDLTDEPLALLEESNDVYRELLLDLLRPMPALAEFINQLSQSGLPFGVATSSQRQFVDMILPTTDWHDKLAFILTGDDVTNGKPHPEMYLKAADALQIEPQRMLVLEDSGNGAAAAMAAGAITVAVPNEHTRDQAFSGAALIADSLADPRLWAMLSESSPLPRSNPA from the coding sequence ATTCCCCCCAAACAAGTCCCCAGCCAACGTATCCAAGGCGTTGCACTGGACATGGATGGCTTGCTGTTCGACACCGAACGCATCTACTACCAAGTCGGCGACGTCGTGCTGCAACGACGCGGACACCGGTTCAGCAACGAACTGCAAACCCGGATGATGGGGCGTGTGGGTGTCAGTGCGATATCGGAAATGATCAAGTTCCATGACCTGACCGACGAACCGCTCGCATTGCTGGAAGAGTCCAACGATGTGTACCGCGAATTGTTGCTTGACCTGTTGCGGCCTATGCCAGCACTCGCGGAGTTCATCAACCAACTTTCGCAAAGCGGGCTCCCCTTCGGCGTCGCCACCAGCAGCCAACGGCAATTCGTCGACATGATTTTGCCAACAACCGATTGGCACGACAAACTAGCGTTCATACTGACCGGCGACGATGTCACCAACGGCAAGCCGCATCCAGAGATGTACCTAAAAGCGGCAGACGCTCTGCAGATCGAACCGCAACGCATGCTTGTCCTTGAAGACAGTGGCAATGGTGCTGCCGCGGCGATGGCTGCGGGCGCGATTACCGTTGCAGTCCCCAACGAACACACTCGAGACCAAGCGTTTTCGGGCGCCGCGTTGATCGCCGATTCACTGGCCGACCCACGCTTATGGGCGATGCTGTCCGAATCCAGCCCGCTTCCAAGATCCAACCCGGCATGA
- the fliG gene encoding flagellar motor switch protein FliG yields the protein MSANLEMMTEENRGLTKAAILLMCLPTKTAAQVLGQLPPRLIETISIKIAQIESVGGDEQEVVMAEFLTSKASAIYASPGGLERAKELIKEALGRDASEMIGNLQQTIEAMPFGFVKKVDTQTLLQFIGDEHPQTIALLLSHVPSAYAAEVMAGLDPEKQLEVIRRIANIGRTSPAAVAELERGLELRLSSMVNQNQSTMGGVESVAEILNVVERAIERTIMESLGREDPELSEDIRRLMFVFEDIAKLGDRDIQALLKNVETSQWAMALKGASEPLQEKVLRNMSSRAAENLREEMGYLGSVRISEVEAVQQKIVDVVRHLEDTGEISRPTGEGEEEYVT from the coding sequence ATGTCAGCAAACCTTGAAATGATGACCGAAGAGAACCGCGGCCTGACCAAGGCAGCGATTCTGTTGATGTGTTTACCGACCAAGACGGCGGCACAGGTGCTGGGCCAGCTTCCGCCAAGGTTGATCGAAACGATCAGCATCAAGATCGCCCAAATTGAGTCGGTCGGCGGTGACGAGCAAGAAGTCGTCATGGCGGAGTTTCTGACCAGCAAGGCGAGTGCGATCTACGCCAGTCCTGGTGGTTTGGAGCGAGCGAAGGAACTGATCAAGGAGGCGCTCGGCCGCGACGCTTCGGAGATGATTGGGAATCTTCAGCAAACGATTGAGGCGATGCCTTTTGGCTTCGTCAAGAAGGTCGACACCCAAACGCTGTTGCAGTTCATTGGAGACGAGCACCCGCAAACAATTGCGTTGCTGCTGAGTCACGTGCCGTCGGCTTACGCGGCCGAGGTGATGGCGGGGCTTGATCCAGAGAAACAGCTTGAGGTCATTCGCCGGATCGCCAACATTGGCCGCACCAGTCCCGCCGCGGTTGCCGAACTGGAACGCGGTTTAGAGTTGCGATTGTCCAGCATGGTCAACCAGAACCAGTCCACCATGGGCGGTGTCGAAAGCGTCGCTGAAATCCTCAATGTGGTCGAACGAGCGATCGAACGGACGATCATGGAGTCATTGGGACGGGAGGATCCCGAACTGTCCGAAGACATTCGTCGCTTGATGTTCGTGTTCGAAGACATCGCCAAGTTGGGCGATCGCGACATTCAAGCGTTGTTGAAGAATGTAGAAACCTCGCAGTGGGCGATGGCACTGAAGGGCGCCAGCGAACCGTTGCAGGAAAAGGTGCTTCGCAACATGAGTTCGCGAGCGGCGGAAAACCTTCGCGAAGAAATGGGCTACCTCGGCAGCGTTCGGATCAGCGAAGTCGAAGCGGTTCAGCAGAAGATCGTCGATGTGGTGCGACACCTCGAAGACACCGGCGAAATCTCTCGGCCGACCGGCGAAGGCGAAGAAGAGTACGTCACTTAA
- a CDS encoding ATP-binding protein, whose protein sequence is MILAEKSATCTLVVSKGQSRNPAKRALEQAVADAAGSIPGLEVVVVPHLYDLPKTSESFQRLQAIEGDIVLASWIFPRAAHWVLDRNGVGGTPGEVLLGQEELETRQPTDIDRVTDIYPRPERSIFCIDLKASETTSDFVGEVHRILGIDGKPIDNHSLPIVGGAIESIEETTQRRWYPVIDFSRCTNCMECIDFCLFGVYGVDGVESILVEQPDNCRKGCPACSRVCPENAIIFPQHKAPAIAGAQTEGDEGFKIDLSQLFGAPTTDGDPIATAARERDEQLLLAGRDAIGIDDQLKKRQAGLAAQPKDDLDRLVDSLDDMDL, encoded by the coding sequence ATGATCCTCGCCGAAAAATCCGCTACCTGCACGCTTGTCGTTTCAAAGGGCCAGTCGCGAAATCCCGCCAAACGGGCGTTGGAACAGGCCGTGGCGGACGCCGCCGGTTCGATTCCCGGCCTGGAGGTGGTCGTCGTACCGCATTTGTACGACCTGCCCAAAACCAGCGAATCTTTCCAGCGGCTCCAGGCAATCGAAGGCGACATTGTCCTTGCCAGCTGGATCTTTCCTCGGGCCGCCCACTGGGTCCTCGACCGAAACGGCGTCGGCGGAACTCCCGGTGAAGTGCTTCTAGGCCAAGAGGAACTCGAGACTCGTCAGCCGACCGATATCGATCGCGTCACGGACATTTACCCACGCCCCGAACGCTCGATCTTTTGCATCGACCTGAAGGCTTCGGAAACCACTTCGGATTTCGTGGGCGAGGTGCATCGCATCCTGGGGATCGACGGAAAACCCATCGATAATCATTCATTGCCGATTGTCGGTGGCGCCATTGAATCGATCGAAGAGACCACCCAGCGACGGTGGTACCCGGTGATCGACTTCAGTCGTTGCACGAACTGCATGGAGTGCATCGACTTTTGCCTGTTCGGCGTGTACGGCGTCGACGGAGTGGAAAGCATTCTGGTTGAGCAACCGGACAACTGCCGCAAGGGCTGTCCCGCTTGCAGTCGCGTGTGCCCTGAAAACGCAATCATTTTCCCGCAACACAAAGCTCCCGCGATCGCTGGGGCACAAACCGAAGGCGACGAGGGATTCAAAATCGATCTCTCGCAACTGTTCGGCGCACCGACCACCGACGGAGACCCGATCGCCACCGCGGCACGCGAACGAGACGAGCAACTCTTGCTGGCCGGCCGTGACGCAATCGGGATCGACGATCAACTTAAGAAGCGACAAGCCGGATTGGCGGCCCAACCCAAAGACGACTTAGATCGCCTTGTGGACTCCCTTGATGACATGGATCTTTAA